A stretch of the Argentina anserina chromosome 6, drPotAnse1.1, whole genome shotgun sequence genome encodes the following:
- the LOC126797785 gene encoding cystathionine gamma-synthase 1, chloroplastic encodes MAVYTCPRVFTSPSSHCCRHHPDLATRRAADKPGPRFAAGLPTAPFHGLSSLILRFPPNFVRQLSTKARRNCSNIGVAQIVAASWSNKDSDVSAVPAAASAFDAAATATDLVVPAQIEAEDDLAATAANAASSAAVDAVCGNGVQLGGMPDLKDASFLSSDGSIAIHAGERLGRGIVTDAITTPVVNTSAYFFKKTADLLDFKEKRATSFEYGRYGNPTTVVLEEKISALEGAESTLLLASGMCASTVLLMALVPAGGHIVTTTDCYRKTRVFIETILPKMGITATIIDPADVGALETALNENNVSLFFTESPTNPFLRCVDIKLVSELCHRKGAIVCIDGTFATPMNQKALALGADLVVHSATKYIAGHNDVLAGCISGSMKLVSEIRTLHHILGGALNPNAAYLIIRGMKTLHIRVQQQNSTALGMAKILEAHPKVAHVFYPGLPSHPEHELAKRQMTGFGGVVSFEIDGGLKRTIKFIDALKIPYIAPSFGGCESIVDQPAIMSYWDLSQSDRLKYGIKDNLVRFSFGLEDFNDLKADILQALEKI; translated from the exons ATGGCCGTGTACACGTGTCCTAGGGTTTTCACCTCCCCCTCCTCCCACTGCTGCCGCCACCACCCCGACCTCGCCACCCGCCGCGCCGCCGACAAGCCCGGCCCCCGCTTCGCCGCCGGGTTGCCGACGGCGCCGTTCCACGGCCTGTCGTCGCTCATTCTCCGCTTCCCGCCTAACTTCGTCCGCCAGCTGAGCACGAAGGCCCGCCGCAACTGCAGCAACATCGGCGTCGCGCAGATCGTCGCGGCGTCGTGGTCGAACAAAGACTCCGACGTTTCGGCGGTGCCGGCGGCGGCTAGTGCCTTCGATGCCGCCGCCACCGCCACCGATCTGGTCGTCCCGGCTCAGATCGAGGCCGAGGATGACCTGGCGGCTACCGCCGCCAATGCCGCTTCCTCCGCCGCCGTGGATGCGGTGTGTGGGAACGGTGTACAGCTGGGAGGCATGCCTGATTTGAAGGACGCCTCGTTTTTGAGCTCCGATGGGAGCATCGCAATTCATGCCG GTGAAAGATTGGGTCGCGGTATAGTAACTGATGCAATTACAACTCCAGTGGTTAATACTTCCGCTTACTTTTTCAAGAAAACTGCTGACCTCCTTGACTTCAAG GAGAAGCGCGCAACTAGTTTTGAATACGGGCGCTATGGTAACCCTACGACAGTGGTTCTTGAGGAGAAGATCAG TGCTCTTGAAGGAGCGGAATCTACACTGTTGCTGGCATCCGGAATGTGTGCTAGCACAGTCTTGTTGATGGCACTGGTTCCAGCGGGTGGGCATATTGTGACGACTACAGATTGCTACAGGAAGACCCGGGTTTTTATTGAGACCATCCTTCCCAAAATGGGTATCACG GCCACAATTATTGACCCTGCTGATGTGGGAGCCCTGGAAACTGCATTGAATGAGAATAAT gtttctcttttcttcacAGAGTCTCCTACAAACCCTTTCCTGAGGTGTGTGGACATTAAGTTGGTTTCAGAACTTTGCCATAGAAAAGGGGCAATAGTCTGTATTGATGGCACGTTTGCCACACCTATGAATCAGAAGGCCCTTGCCCTTGGAGCTGATCTTGTTGTGCACTCTGCGACAAAATATATTGCTGGCCACAATGAT GTCCTTGCTGGTTGCATTAGCGGTTCAATGAAATTGGTTTCTGAAATTCGTACATTGCACCACATTTTGGGTGGTGCTCTTAACCCG AATGCCGCATACCTGATCATTCGAGGCATGAAGACTTTGCATATTCGTGTACAGCAACAGAATTCTACAGCATTGGGGATGGCCAAAATTTTAGAGGCACATCCTAAG GTGGCACATGTCTTTTATCCTGGTTTGCCTAGTCATCCTGAACATGAGCTTGCCAAGAGGCAGATGACTGGATTCGGCGGTGTTGTCAGTTTTGAG ATTGATGGAGGCTTGAAGAGAACAATCAAGTTTATTGATGCCCTGAAAATCCCATATATTGCCCCCTCTTTTGGTGGTTGTGAGAGCATTGTTGACCAGCCAGCCATAATGTCTTATTG GGATCTGAGCCAGTCAGATAGGCTCAAGTATGGAATCAAGGATAACCTGGTCCGTTTCAGCTTCGGTCTTGAAGACTTCAATGATCTTAAGGCTGACATTCTGCAGGCCCTGGAGAAAATATAG
- the LOC126800954 gene encoding phosphate transporter PHO1 homolog 9-like isoform X2 — protein MKFGKEFVSQMVPEWQEAYLDYNSLKALLKDLLRFQQTRTPASMASTPNGSALTRRASLYRAFSGLTSRHRDSPRAQEDEEILVSGDGEDGRYHTFVTVSDDERGYEVKFFNRLDDEFNKVVVFYKKKVREVVEEADELSRQMDTLIALRLKVDNPMVDFGDSSPNSAVHPINGRRTGGQTMGVIEEVEMMEDEGRGGYEPKTRKQIGNGGNDRFRPPQLEILEHVKINVTPETPVSTLKGIILNSEKQDLSFSKKELRKAEEQMKQAFNEFYQKLRLLKSYCFLNQLALSKIMKKHDKITSRNASKVHLNMMETSYLGTCDDVTRLIERVENTFIKHFANGNHRKGMKILRPTARKEKHRSTFFLGMFSGCSIALVVAIIVLIHARGLLKSEGRSLYMENIFPLYSLFGFIVLHMVVFSANIYYWRRYRVNYSFIFGLKKGTEIGYRQSFLMSSSLAVLALAGVLSNLDMEMDPGTKSFRALTELVPLGLVMVVLGIMLCPFNILYRSSRFFLIQTVVHCVCAPLYKVTLPDFFLADQLTSQVQAFRSLEFYVCYYGWGDYKKRSHNCLDSDVYKTFYFIVAIIPYWIRSLQLP, from the exons atgaagtttGGGAAGGAGTTCGTGTCTCAAATGGTGCCGGAATGGCAAGAAGCCTACTTGGACTACAACTCACTCAAGGCTCTCTTGAAGGACCTCCTGCGTTTTCAACAGACCAGAACACCAGCTTCCATGGCTTCAACTCCAAATGGTTCAGCTTTAACGAGAAGGGCTTCTCTTTACAGAGCCTTTAGTGGGTTGACAAGCCGTCATAGGGACTCTCCGAGGGCACAAGAGGATGAGGAGATTCTGGTTAGTGGGGATGGGGAGGATGGGAGGTACCATACATTTGTGACTGTCTCAGATGATGAAAGAGGGTATGAGGTCAAGTTTTTCAATAGGCTTGATGATGAGTTTAACAAAGTGGTGGTGTTTTACAAGAAGAAAGTCAGGGAAGTGGTGGAGGAGGCTGATGAGTTGAGTAGGCAGATGGATACTTTGATTGCTCTGAGGCTCAAGGTTGATAATCCAATGGTGGATTTTGGGGATAGTAGTCCAAATTCAGCTGTTCACCCCATAAATGGTAGAAGAACAG GAGGGCAGACTATGGGCGTGATTGAGGAAGTTGAGATGATGGAAGATGAAGGGAGAGGAGGGTATGAACCAAAAACTAGAAAGCAGATTGGCAATGGAGGTAATGATCGATTTAGACCTCCTCAGCTAGAGATTCTGGAACATGTAAAGATCAATGTCACACCTGAAACTCCGGTCTCTACTCTGAAAGGGATCATCCTCAACAGTGAGAAACAAGACTTGTCATTCAGCAAGAAAGAATTGAGGAAAGCAGAAGAGCAAATGAAACAGGCGTTCAATGAGTTCTACCAAAAGCTTCGACTATTAAAAAGCTACTG TTTCTTAAACCAACTGGCTTTGTCAAAGATCATGAAGAAACATGACAAG ATCACTTCAAGGAATGCATCAAAAGTTCACTTGAACATGATGGAAACCTCTTATCTAGGGACCTGTGATGAT GTTACTAGGCTTATAGAAAGGGTGGAGAATACCTTCATAAAACACTTCGCAAATGGAAATCACAGAAAAGGAATGAAGATATTAAGACCAACAGCCAGAAAGGAAAAGCATAGAAGTACATTTTTCTTAG GAATGTTCTCAGGGTGTTCAATTGCACTAGTAGTTGCCATTATAGTGCTCATACATGCAAGAGGTCTCCTAAAAAGTGAGGGGCGTAGCCTGTACATGGAAAACATATTCCCTCTTTACAG CTTGTTTGGATTCATAGTCCTTCATATGGTCGTGTTCTCAGCAAACATATATTACTGGAGGCGATACCGAGTAAATTATTCATTCATCTTCGGCCTCAAGAAAGGCACAGAAATTGGGTACAGACAGTCTTTCCTCATGAGTTCCAGCCTTGCAGTTCTGGCATTGGCTGGTGTCCTCTCAAATCTGGATATGGAGATGGACCCAGGTACAAAAAGCTTCAGAGCCTTGACAGAATTAGTCCCTTTGGGCCTAGTCATG GTTGTGCTTGGTATAATGTTATGTCCTTTCAACATACTATATCGTTCCAGCCGATTTTTCCTCATCCAAACTGTAGTACATTGTGTTTGTGCTCCTCTTTACAAG GTTACCCTGCCGGATTTCTTTTTGGCTGATCAGCTTACTAGCCAG GTTCAGGCCTTTAGGAGTCTGGAATTCTATGTTTGCTATTATGGATGGGGAGACTACAAAAAGAGATCACACAATTGCCTAGACAGCGATGTATACAAGACTTTCTACTTCATTGTGGCAATAATCCCATATTGGATTCGTTCCCTTCAG TTGCCATGA
- the LOC126799104 gene encoding SPX domain-containing protein 4 yields the protein MKFGKEFTNHLEETIPEWRDKFLCYKLLKKLLKRLPASAVDALPHPFHFDRRLSDANASGGGAGPDRPLGDLQDWFVGILNDELEKLNDFYVDKEEDFIIRFQELKGRIEVVKEKSSRGGVFTSESEFSEEVMDIRKDFVTIHGEMVLLKNYSSLNFAGLVKILKKYDKRTGGLLRLPFTQHALRAPFFTTQPLTMLVRECEANLELLFPLEAEVVESTPNMQDKSNPQLNSSGTVAVDTPSNQEASVDIYRGTIAAMKAIQGLQRASSTWNPWSFSNHIRNQDDGSTGAVTAENSASNSVTTLHSEEEADDEDNQSV from the exons ATGAAATTCGGAAAAGAGTTCACGAACCACTTGGAGGAGACAATCCCGGAGTGGAGGGACAAGTTCCTCTGCTACAAGCTCCTCAAGAAGCTCCTCAAGCGCCTCCCCGCCTCCGCCGTCGATGCTCTGCCTCACCCCTTTCATTTCGATCGACGCCTCTCCGATGCCAACGCTTCTGGTGGTGGGGCCGGCCCCGACCGGCCCTTGGGGGACTTACAGGATTGGTTTGTGGGGATTCTCAATGACGAGCTTGAGAAGCTCAATGACTTCTACGTTGATAAAGAGGAGGACTTCATTATTCGCTTCCAG GAGCTGAAGGGAAGAATCGAGGTAGTTAAAGAAAAGAGCAGCAGAGGCGGAGTGTTTACCTCGGAGAGTGAGTTTAGTGAGGAAGTGATGGACATTCGTAAGGACTTCGTCACCATTCATGGGGAGATGGTGCTTCTCAAAAACTATAGCTCACTAAATTTTGCAG GGCTAgtcaaaattctaaagaagTATGATAAACGAACTGGAGGATTGTTGCGACTACCTTTCACACAACATGCTCTACGAGCGCCTTTCTTTACAACACAACCTCTCACGATGCTCGTTCGTGAATGCGAGGCAAATCTTGAGCTTCTCTTCCCATTGGAAGCAGAAGTCGTTGAATCTACTCCAAACATGCAAGACAAGTCCAACCCACAACTGAACAGTTCGGGAACTGTTGCTGTTGATACGCCTTCAAACCAGGAGGCAAGTGTGGATATATACCGTGGAACAATTGCTGCAATGAAAGCCATACAAGGCCTTCAAAGAGCAAGCTCGACTTGGAATCCTTGGTCATTTTCAAATCACATTAGGAATCAGGATGATGGGAGTACTGGTGCTGTCACAGCTGAGAACTCTGCTTCAAACTCTGTAACTACCTTGCACAGTGAAGAGGAGGCTGATGACGAGGATAACCAGTCTGTTTAA
- the LOC126800954 gene encoding phosphate transporter PHO1 homolog 9-like isoform X3, with protein sequence MVEEQTMGVIEEVEMMEDEGRGGYEPKTRKQIGNGGNDRFRPPQLEILEHVKINVTPETPVSTLKGIILNSEKQDLSFSKKELRKAEEQMKQAFNEFYQKLRLLKSYCFLNQLALSKIMKKHDKITSRNASKVHLNMMETSYLGTCDDVTRLIERVENTFIKHFANGNHRKGMKILRPTARKEKHRSTFFLGMFSGCSIALVVAIIVLIHARGLLKSEGRSLYMENIFPLYSLFGFIVLHMVVFSANIYYWRRYRVNYSFIFGLKKGTEIGYRQSFLMSSSLAVLALAGVLSNLDMEMDPGTKSFRALTELVPLGLVMVVLGIMLCPFNILYRSSRFFLIQTVVHCVCAPLYKVTLPDFFLADQLTSQVQAFRSLEFYVCYYGWGDYKKRSHNCLDSDVYKTFYFIVAIIPYWIRSLQCLRRLVEEKDGMQGLNGLKYFSTIVAVAMRTSFDLKKGMTWKILAMTSSFIATVVSTYWDIVIDWGLLQRNSENRWLRDKLLIPNKSVYFVAMVLNVLLRLAWMQSVLGFREAPYIHRTALVAIVACLEIIRRGIWNFFRLENEHLNNVGKYRAFKSVPLPFNYYHDEGKSI encoded by the exons ATGGTAGAAGAACAG ACTATGGGCGTGATTGAGGAAGTTGAGATGATGGAAGATGAAGGGAGAGGAGGGTATGAACCAAAAACTAGAAAGCAGATTGGCAATGGAGGTAATGATCGATTTAGACCTCCTCAGCTAGAGATTCTGGAACATGTAAAGATCAATGTCACACCTGAAACTCCGGTCTCTACTCTGAAAGGGATCATCCTCAACAGTGAGAAACAAGACTTGTCATTCAGCAAGAAAGAATTGAGGAAAGCAGAAGAGCAAATGAAACAGGCGTTCAATGAGTTCTACCAAAAGCTTCGACTATTAAAAAGCTACTG TTTCTTAAACCAACTGGCTTTGTCAAAGATCATGAAGAAACATGACAAG ATCACTTCAAGGAATGCATCAAAAGTTCACTTGAACATGATGGAAACCTCTTATCTAGGGACCTGTGATGAT GTTACTAGGCTTATAGAAAGGGTGGAGAATACCTTCATAAAACACTTCGCAAATGGAAATCACAGAAAAGGAATGAAGATATTAAGACCAACAGCCAGAAAGGAAAAGCATAGAAGTACATTTTTCTTAG GAATGTTCTCAGGGTGTTCAATTGCACTAGTAGTTGCCATTATAGTGCTCATACATGCAAGAGGTCTCCTAAAAAGTGAGGGGCGTAGCCTGTACATGGAAAACATATTCCCTCTTTACAG CTTGTTTGGATTCATAGTCCTTCATATGGTCGTGTTCTCAGCAAACATATATTACTGGAGGCGATACCGAGTAAATTATTCATTCATCTTCGGCCTCAAGAAAGGCACAGAAATTGGGTACAGACAGTCTTTCCTCATGAGTTCCAGCCTTGCAGTTCTGGCATTGGCTGGTGTCCTCTCAAATCTGGATATGGAGATGGACCCAGGTACAAAAAGCTTCAGAGCCTTGACAGAATTAGTCCCTTTGGGCCTAGTCATG GTTGTGCTTGGTATAATGTTATGTCCTTTCAACATACTATATCGTTCCAGCCGATTTTTCCTCATCCAAACTGTAGTACATTGTGTTTGTGCTCCTCTTTACAAG GTTACCCTGCCGGATTTCTTTTTGGCTGATCAGCTTACTAGCCAG GTTCAGGCCTTTAGGAGTCTGGAATTCTATGTTTGCTATTATGGATGGGGAGACTACAAAAAGAGATCACACAATTGCCTAGACAGCGATGTATACAAGACTTTCTACTTCATTGTGGCAATAATCCCATATTGGATTCGTTCCCTTCAG TGTCTGAGACGCTTGGTGGAGGAGAAAGATGGTATGCAAGGTTTAAATGGGCTGAAATACTTCTCAACAATTGTTGCAGTTGCCATGAGAACAAGTTTTGATTTGAAAAAAGGGATGACATGGAAGATCCTTGCTATGACTAGCTCATTCATTGCAACGGTTGTCAGTACTTACTGGGATATTGTCATAGATTGGGGTCTGTTGCAACGGAATTCTGAAAACCGTTGGCTCAGAGATAAACTCCTCATACCAAACAAGAGTGTTTATTTTGTCGCCATG GTGTTAAATGTTTTACTGAGActtgcttggatgcagtcagTGCTAGGATTTCGAGAAGCACCATACATCCATAGAACAGCCTTAGTTGCAATAGTTGCCTGTTTAGAAATAATCCGCCGAGGCATTTGGAATTTCTTCCG GTTGGAGAATGAGCACTTGAATAATGTTGGGAAGTATCGAGCCTTCAAGTCTGTACCCCTACCTTTCAACTATTACCATGATGAAGGCAAGAGCATATGA
- the LOC126800954 gene encoding phosphate transporter PHO1 homolog 9-like isoform X1: MKFGKEFVSQMVPEWQEAYLDYNSLKALLKDLLRFQQTRTPASMASTPNGSALTRRASLYRAFSGLTSRHRDSPRAQEDEEILVSGDGEDGRYHTFVTVSDDERGYEVKFFNRLDDEFNKVVVFYKKKVREVVEEADELSRQMDTLIALRLKVDNPMVDFGDSSPNSAVHPINGRRTGGQTMGVIEEVEMMEDEGRGGYEPKTRKQIGNGGNDRFRPPQLEILEHVKINVTPETPVSTLKGIILNSEKQDLSFSKKELRKAEEQMKQAFNEFYQKLRLLKSYCFLNQLALSKIMKKHDKITSRNASKVHLNMMETSYLGTCDDVTRLIERVENTFIKHFANGNHRKGMKILRPTARKEKHRSTFFLGMFSGCSIALVVAIIVLIHARGLLKSEGRSLYMENIFPLYSLFGFIVLHMVVFSANIYYWRRYRVNYSFIFGLKKGTEIGYRQSFLMSSSLAVLALAGVLSNLDMEMDPGTKSFRALTELVPLGLVMVVLGIMLCPFNILYRSSRFFLIQTVVHCVCAPLYKVTLPDFFLADQLTSQVQAFRSLEFYVCYYGWGDYKKRSHNCLDSDVYKTFYFIVAIIPYWIRSLQCLRRLVEEKDGMQGLNGLKYFSTIVAVAMRTSFDLKKGMTWKILAMTSSFIATVVSTYWDIVIDWGLLQRNSENRWLRDKLLIPNKSVYFVAMVLNVLLRLAWMQSVLGFREAPYIHRTALVAIVACLEIIRRGIWNFFRLENEHLNNVGKYRAFKSVPLPFNYYHDEGKSI; this comes from the exons atgaagtttGGGAAGGAGTTCGTGTCTCAAATGGTGCCGGAATGGCAAGAAGCCTACTTGGACTACAACTCACTCAAGGCTCTCTTGAAGGACCTCCTGCGTTTTCAACAGACCAGAACACCAGCTTCCATGGCTTCAACTCCAAATGGTTCAGCTTTAACGAGAAGGGCTTCTCTTTACAGAGCCTTTAGTGGGTTGACAAGCCGTCATAGGGACTCTCCGAGGGCACAAGAGGATGAGGAGATTCTGGTTAGTGGGGATGGGGAGGATGGGAGGTACCATACATTTGTGACTGTCTCAGATGATGAAAGAGGGTATGAGGTCAAGTTTTTCAATAGGCTTGATGATGAGTTTAACAAAGTGGTGGTGTTTTACAAGAAGAAAGTCAGGGAAGTGGTGGAGGAGGCTGATGAGTTGAGTAGGCAGATGGATACTTTGATTGCTCTGAGGCTCAAGGTTGATAATCCAATGGTGGATTTTGGGGATAGTAGTCCAAATTCAGCTGTTCACCCCATAAATGGTAGAAGAACAG GAGGGCAGACTATGGGCGTGATTGAGGAAGTTGAGATGATGGAAGATGAAGGGAGAGGAGGGTATGAACCAAAAACTAGAAAGCAGATTGGCAATGGAGGTAATGATCGATTTAGACCTCCTCAGCTAGAGATTCTGGAACATGTAAAGATCAATGTCACACCTGAAACTCCGGTCTCTACTCTGAAAGGGATCATCCTCAACAGTGAGAAACAAGACTTGTCATTCAGCAAGAAAGAATTGAGGAAAGCAGAAGAGCAAATGAAACAGGCGTTCAATGAGTTCTACCAAAAGCTTCGACTATTAAAAAGCTACTG TTTCTTAAACCAACTGGCTTTGTCAAAGATCATGAAGAAACATGACAAG ATCACTTCAAGGAATGCATCAAAAGTTCACTTGAACATGATGGAAACCTCTTATCTAGGGACCTGTGATGAT GTTACTAGGCTTATAGAAAGGGTGGAGAATACCTTCATAAAACACTTCGCAAATGGAAATCACAGAAAAGGAATGAAGATATTAAGACCAACAGCCAGAAAGGAAAAGCATAGAAGTACATTTTTCTTAG GAATGTTCTCAGGGTGTTCAATTGCACTAGTAGTTGCCATTATAGTGCTCATACATGCAAGAGGTCTCCTAAAAAGTGAGGGGCGTAGCCTGTACATGGAAAACATATTCCCTCTTTACAG CTTGTTTGGATTCATAGTCCTTCATATGGTCGTGTTCTCAGCAAACATATATTACTGGAGGCGATACCGAGTAAATTATTCATTCATCTTCGGCCTCAAGAAAGGCACAGAAATTGGGTACAGACAGTCTTTCCTCATGAGTTCCAGCCTTGCAGTTCTGGCATTGGCTGGTGTCCTCTCAAATCTGGATATGGAGATGGACCCAGGTACAAAAAGCTTCAGAGCCTTGACAGAATTAGTCCCTTTGGGCCTAGTCATG GTTGTGCTTGGTATAATGTTATGTCCTTTCAACATACTATATCGTTCCAGCCGATTTTTCCTCATCCAAACTGTAGTACATTGTGTTTGTGCTCCTCTTTACAAG GTTACCCTGCCGGATTTCTTTTTGGCTGATCAGCTTACTAGCCAG GTTCAGGCCTTTAGGAGTCTGGAATTCTATGTTTGCTATTATGGATGGGGAGACTACAAAAAGAGATCACACAATTGCCTAGACAGCGATGTATACAAGACTTTCTACTTCATTGTGGCAATAATCCCATATTGGATTCGTTCCCTTCAG TGTCTGAGACGCTTGGTGGAGGAGAAAGATGGTATGCAAGGTTTAAATGGGCTGAAATACTTCTCAACAATTGTTGCAGTTGCCATGAGAACAAGTTTTGATTTGAAAAAAGGGATGACATGGAAGATCCTTGCTATGACTAGCTCATTCATTGCAACGGTTGTCAGTACTTACTGGGATATTGTCATAGATTGGGGTCTGTTGCAACGGAATTCTGAAAACCGTTGGCTCAGAGATAAACTCCTCATACCAAACAAGAGTGTTTATTTTGTCGCCATG GTGTTAAATGTTTTACTGAGActtgcttggatgcagtcagTGCTAGGATTTCGAGAAGCACCATACATCCATAGAACAGCCTTAGTTGCAATAGTTGCCTGTTTAGAAATAATCCGCCGAGGCATTTGGAATTTCTTCCG GTTGGAGAATGAGCACTTGAATAATGTTGGGAAGTATCGAGCCTTCAAGTCTGTACCCCTACCTTTCAACTATTACCATGATGAAGGCAAGAGCATATGA